CGGACGAGCATCCACCGGCACCTTTCGACCACGCGAGCAGTCGTCGGACGCGACGAATTCGGTCGATCGATACACGTCCGGCCAAAGCTGGAAGACACACGGGGGGCGCGAAGAGTCAGGCTCTCCGCGCCCTTCGTCGCATTCGCACCCTTCACCTCGATCACCGCCCCGCCGCATCACTGCCGATGCGAAGGCGCGGATTCGCGTCCGCTCAGCTCGCCGGGGAAGTGGGCGCGCTCCTGGGAGTCGAGTCCATCGGGAGCGGCGCGGGCAGGCGGCTGGCCCGGCCCCGCGAAACGAAATCTCATACCAATACGGGCGATCAACTGTGCATTGTGCGGTTTGTCTACCGAGCGTTCGCACCGTCTTGCTCCGAAGAATGCACAGTCATTCAACCGGATTGGTATCAGAACCCGCCCAGAATCGAAAGCCCATACGGTCGATCCGCACCGGAGAGTTCGTCGCATCCGGCGTTCTCGGACGTCACTCGCTCCCGGTCGCGCTACTTCCCCGCCACGCTGCCGGAGGTGATCGCACGCGCGGGCGCCGGCAGCGCGCCGTCGAGGTGAACGGCGGCGGCGCCGGGAACGGGGGTGCGCTCGTAGCCGTGGATGAGGCTCACGTCCACCGACATGGCGCTGCCGTCCAGGCGCTGGAGGATGGGGGTGAAGCGCGCGCCCCACACCGTCTCGCCCGGCTTGTACGACGAGCGCGCGTGCACCTGCTGCGCGAACGTCTCGTCGATGCCGGTGAGGAGGATCAGGAACTCGGCGTCGGACTCGTGCAGGCCCGCCTCGGTCCAGCCGTGGAGCGGGCTGTTCGCGTCGATGGGGTGCACCACCGTCCAGCTGAGCGGGAAGAGCGCCACGCGGTCGCGCTCCAGCGACAGCTCGAAGAACTCGCGCCGTCCGCCGCCGCCCGGCACGCGGCGGCTCATCGACACCTTCACCTCCACCTCGATGAGCTGGTTGCTGCGCCCGTTGACGATGCGGAACTCCCACGCGGTGATGCCGCGGTACGGCGCGACCACGGCCACGTCGCTGAACACGATCCTCGCCACCGGCCGCGAGAAGCGCGCGAACACCAGCCCCGTGCCGATCGCGAACACCAGCAGGCCCGCCAGCGACTCCACCGTCACCAGCAGGTTCGCGGCGAAGCCGTGCGGGGTGATGTTGCCGTAGCC
This Longimicrobiaceae bacterium DNA region includes the following protein-coding sequences:
- a CDS encoding ion channel, with amino-acid sequence MAPREEEKDLGFGSLLAQESPTRLLNRDGTFNVRRVGTGPLASLNLYHQLLELSWPRFLGLVAAMYLVANAVFAVLFFLCGPGALRGDLGEGKLGRLMASFNFSVETFATIGYGNITPHGFAANLLVTVESLAGLLVFAIGTGLVFARFSRPVARIVFSDVAVVAPYRGITAWEFRIVNGRSNQLIEVEVKVSMSRRVPGGGGRREFFELSLERDRVALFPLSWTVVHPIDANSPLHGWTEAGLHESDAEFLILLTGIDETFAQQVHARSSYKPGETVWGARFTPILQRLDGSAMSVDVSLIHGYERTPVPGAAAVHLDGALPAPARAITSGSVAGK